One window from the genome of Alosa alosa isolate M-15738 ecotype Scorff River chromosome 15, AALO_Geno_1.1, whole genome shotgun sequence encodes:
- the ets1 gene encoding protein C-ets-1 isoform X4, with protein sequence MIMTAAVDMKPTLTIIKSEKVEVDLDCGDMPLLTPGSKEMMSQALKATFSGFTKEQQRLGIPKDPRQWTEDHVREWLTWTVNEFTLKNVDFHKFCMNGASLCALGKDRFLDLAPDFVGDILWEHLEMLQKEDTKHFPINGLTSTFQESRYTSDYFVSYGIEHAQCVPPSEYTEPGFITESYQTLHPISSEDLLSLKYENESYPNVILRDTPLNPLQGDYFPIKQEVVSPDNMCVGRMSRGKLGGQDSFESIDSFESCDRLTQSWSSQSSFSSLQRVPSYDSFDSEEYPSALHSHKPKGTFKDYVRERSDLSKDKPVIPAAALAGYTGSGPIQLWQFLLELLTDKSCQSFISWTGDGWEFKLSDPDEVARRWGKRKNKPKMNYEKLSRGLRYYYDKNIIHKTSGKRYVYRFVCDLKSLLGYTPEELHAMLDVKPDNDE encoded by the exons ATGATCATGACGGCAGCTGTTGATATGAAACCAACGTTAACCATAATAAAATCTGAGAAAGTGGAAG tAGACCTGGACTGCGGGGATATGCCGCTCCTCACGCCTGGAAGCAAGGAGATGATGTCACAGGCTCTCAAAGCCACCTTCAGCGGCTTCACCAAAGAACAGCAGAGACTGGGAATCCCCaaag ATCCCAGACAATGGACAGAGGATCATGTCAGGGAGTGGTTGACATGGACAGTGAATGAGTTCACCCTGAAGAACGTGGACTTCCACAAATTCTGCATGAACGGGGCCAGCCTGTGTGCGCTAGGGAAGGACCGCTTCCTTGACCTCGCTCCCGACTTTGTTGGGGACATCCTTTGGGAACATCTTGAAATGCTGCAGAAAG AAGACACAAAACATTTCCCAATCAACGGCTTGACCTCCACCTTCCAGGAATCCCGCTATACCTCAGACTACTTTGTCA GCTATGGCATTGAGCATGCCCAATGTGTGCCGCCCTCAGAGTATACAGAACCTGGCTTCATCACAGAGTCCTACCAGACCCTGCACCCAATCAGCTCAGAGGACCTGCTGTCACTCAAATACGAGAACGAATCGTACCCCAACGTCATCCTGCGGGACACGCCCCTGAACCCGCTGCAGGGGGATTACTTTCCCATCAAACAGGAGGTTGTCTCTCCCGACAACATGTGTGTGGGCCGCATGAGCAGAG GGAAATTGGGCGGTCAGGACTCGTTTGAGAGCATTGATAGCTTCGAGAGCTGCGACCGCCTGACGCAGTCCTGGAGCAGCCAGTCGTCCTTCAGCAGCCTGCAGCGAGTGCCTTCCTACGACAGCTTCGACTCAGAGGAGTACCCCAGCGCCCTGCACAGCCACAAGCCCAAGGGCACCTTCAAGGACTACGTGCGCGAGCGCTCGGACCTCAGCAAGGACAAGCCCGTCATCCCAGCTGCTGCCCTGGCCGGCTACACAG GCAGTGGACCCATACAGCTGTGGCAGTTTCTCCTGGAGCTCCTGACCGATAAGTCTTGCCAGTCCTTCATCAGCTGGACGGGAGATGGCTGGGAGTTCAAGCTCTCTGACCCAGATGAG gtggcgCGCAGGTGGGGAAAGAGGAAAAACAAGCCCAAGATGAACTACGAGAAGTTGAGTCGAGGCCTACGCTACTACTACGACAAGAACATCATCCACAAGACGTCGGGAAAACGTTACGTCTACCGCTTCGTTTGTGACTTGAAAAGCCTGCTCGGCTACACGCCCGAGGAGCTACACGCCATGTTGGACGTTAAGCCCGACAATGACGAGTGA
- the ets1 gene encoding protein C-ets-1 isoform X5, protein MIMTAAVDMKPTLTIIKSEKVEDLDCGDMPLLTPGSKEMMSQALKATFSGFTKEQQRLGIPKDPRQWTEDHVREWLTWTVNEFTLKNVDFHKFCMNGASLCALGKDRFLDLAPDFVGDILWEHLEMLQKEDTKHFPINGLTSTFQESRYTSDYFVSYGIEHAQCVPPSEYTEPGFITESYQTLHPISSEDLLSLKYENESYPNVILRDTPLNPLQGDYFPIKQEVVSPDNMCVGRMSRGKLGGQDSFESIDSFESCDRLTQSWSSQSSFSSLQRVPSYDSFDSEEYPSALHSHKPKGTFKDYVRERSDLSKDKPVIPAAALAGYTGSGPIQLWQFLLELLTDKSCQSFISWTGDGWEFKLSDPDEVARRWGKRKNKPKMNYEKLSRGLRYYYDKNIIHKTSGKRYVYRFVCDLKSLLGYTPEELHAMLDVKPDNDE, encoded by the exons ATGATCATGACGGCAGCTGTTGATATGAAACCAACGTTAACCATAATAAAATCTGAGAAAGTGGAAG ACCTGGACTGCGGGGATATGCCGCTCCTCACGCCTGGAAGCAAGGAGATGATGTCACAGGCTCTCAAAGCCACCTTCAGCGGCTTCACCAAAGAACAGCAGAGACTGGGAATCCCCaaag ATCCCAGACAATGGACAGAGGATCATGTCAGGGAGTGGTTGACATGGACAGTGAATGAGTTCACCCTGAAGAACGTGGACTTCCACAAATTCTGCATGAACGGGGCCAGCCTGTGTGCGCTAGGGAAGGACCGCTTCCTTGACCTCGCTCCCGACTTTGTTGGGGACATCCTTTGGGAACATCTTGAAATGCTGCAGAAAG AAGACACAAAACATTTCCCAATCAACGGCTTGACCTCCACCTTCCAGGAATCCCGCTATACCTCAGACTACTTTGTCA GCTATGGCATTGAGCATGCCCAATGTGTGCCGCCCTCAGAGTATACAGAACCTGGCTTCATCACAGAGTCCTACCAGACCCTGCACCCAATCAGCTCAGAGGACCTGCTGTCACTCAAATACGAGAACGAATCGTACCCCAACGTCATCCTGCGGGACACGCCCCTGAACCCGCTGCAGGGGGATTACTTTCCCATCAAACAGGAGGTTGTCTCTCCCGACAACATGTGTGTGGGCCGCATGAGCAGAG GGAAATTGGGCGGTCAGGACTCGTTTGAGAGCATTGATAGCTTCGAGAGCTGCGACCGCCTGACGCAGTCCTGGAGCAGCCAGTCGTCCTTCAGCAGCCTGCAGCGAGTGCCTTCCTACGACAGCTTCGACTCAGAGGAGTACCCCAGCGCCCTGCACAGCCACAAGCCCAAGGGCACCTTCAAGGACTACGTGCGCGAGCGCTCGGACCTCAGCAAGGACAAGCCCGTCATCCCAGCTGCTGCCCTGGCCGGCTACACAG GCAGTGGACCCATACAGCTGTGGCAGTTTCTCCTGGAGCTCCTGACCGATAAGTCTTGCCAGTCCTTCATCAGCTGGACGGGAGATGGCTGGGAGTTCAAGCTCTCTGACCCAGATGAG gtggcgCGCAGGTGGGGAAAGAGGAAAAACAAGCCCAAGATGAACTACGAGAAGTTGAGTCGAGGCCTACGCTACTACTACGACAAGAACATCATCCACAAGACGTCGGGAAAACGTTACGTCTACCGCTTCGTTTGTGACTTGAAAAGCCTGCTCGGCTACACGCCCGAGGAGCTACACGCCATGTTGGACGTTAAGCCCGACAATGACGAGTGA